A genomic window from Scophthalmus maximus strain ysfricsl-2021 chromosome 17, ASM2237912v1, whole genome shotgun sequence includes:
- the dnaja3a gene encoding dnaJ heat shock protein family (Hsp40) member A3a, whose translation MRSASGAVCGEGMMASSAARRSSRWVTVVVSSVYRRAPGVAACTAHGGARGVSTMGAEKLWRGGGLVYGGAGKAVTLRGLSGLRSPNAVCTLSFHTSTPASSKQDFYQVLGVPRAATQKEIKKAYYQMAKKYHPDTNKDDPQAKEKFAQLAEAYEILSDEAKRKQYDAYGSAGFGAGQAGRGQQHWSGQTSNVNPEELFRKIFGEFSGGRGFGDFNAIFDQPQEYIMELTFTQAAKGVNKEMSVKTDAACQRCDGKGHEPGTKVQHCHFCNGSGMETVNTGPFVMRSTCRRCGGKGTVISDPCHSCRGTGQTKQKQTVMVPVPAGVEDGQTVRMPVGKKEIFITFRVQKSPVFRRDGADIHSDLFVSVAQAILGGTARAQGLYETLNLSIPAGIQTDQRIRLSGKGIARVSSYGFGDHYVHVKIKVPKTLTDKQRAQLMSYAEDETDVEGTVNGVTTTTTGKRSWN comes from the exons ATGCGCAGTGCGTCCGGAGCGGTGTGTGGTGAAGGAATGATGGCGTCCTCGGCTGCCCGTCGCTCCTCACGCTGGGTCACAGTCGTCGTGTCCTCTGTATATCGCCGGGCCCCCGGTGTCGCCGCGTGCACTGCCCATGGAGGCGCCCGCGGTGTTTCTACAATGGGTGCGGAAAAACTGTGGCGAGGAGGCGGCCTTGTGTACGGCGGAGCGGGGAAAGCGGTGACATTGAGAGGGCTGTCAG GTCTCAGATCGCCCAATGCAGTTTGCACACTGTCCTTTCACACAAGCACCCCTGCCAGCAGCAAGCAGGACTTCTACCAGGTCCTTGGGGTGCCCCGCGCAGCAACACAGAAAGAGATCAAGAAAGCCTACTACCAG ATGGCCAAAAAGTACCACCCGGACACCAACAAAGACGACCCACAAGCCAAGGAAAAATTTGCTCAGCTGGCTGAAGCTTATGAG ATCCTCAGCGATGAAGCGAAGAGGAAGCAGTATGACGCGTACGGCTCGGCGGGCTTTGGCGCTGGCCAGGCTGGTCGAGGGCAGCAACACTGGTCCGGACAGACCAGCAACGTGAACCCAGAGGAGCTCTTCCGCAAGATCTTCGGAGAATTCTCAGGAGGCCGTGGTTTTGGAGACTTCAATGCCATATTTGATCAGCCACAAGAG TACATCATGGAGCTGACATTCACTCAGGCAGCAAAGGGAGTCAACAAAGAGATGTCTGTTAAAACAGACGCAGCCTGCCAGCGCTGTGATGGGAAGGGCCACGAGCCAGGCACTAAGGTCCAGCACTGCCACTTCTGCAATGGGTCTGGCATG GAGACTGTGAATACAGGCCCGTTTGTGATGCGCTCCACGTGCCGTCGCTGTGGTGGCAAAGGCACAGTCATTTCTGACCCGTGTCATTCCTGCCGTGGGACAGGACAAACCAAGCAGAAGCAGACTGTGATGGTTCCTGTGCCTGCAG GAGTGGAGGATGGTCAGACTGTCAGAATGCCAGTCGGTAAGAAGGAGATTTTCATCACGTTCAGA GTCCAAAAAAGTCCAGTGTTCAGGAGGGACGGTGCAGACATCCACTCTGAcctttttgtctctgtggcaCAAGCCATTTTGGGCGGCACGGCCAGAGCACAGGGCCTTTATGAAACGCTCAACTTATCG ATCCCTGCAGGCATCCAGACAGACCAGAGGATCCGACTTTCAGGGAAAGGAATCGCTCGTGTCAGTAGCTATGGCTTTGGGGACCACTACGtccatgtcaaaataaaagtacccAA gACACTGACGGACAAACAGAGAGCTCAGCTAATGAGTTATGCTGAGGACGAGACAGACGTGGAGGGGACAGTGAACGGtgttaccaccaccaccacag GTAAAAGATCCTGGAACTGA